The following proteins are co-located in the [Pasteurella] mairii genome:
- the lacZ gene encoding Beta-galactosidase produces MLLADYYQRPDILHVNTTPHHAYFIPFKCGQKIEQIAREQSDFFYLLSGEWDFQYYPSHHELPELADIVFEHQIPVPSNWQNHGFDQHQYTNIRYPIPFDPPYVPLQNPCGVYQRHFEFHPQANKRYLLNFEGVDSCLYVYLNQQFIGYGQISHCTNEFEITDHLIAGNNQLTVIVLKWCDGSYLEDQDKFRMSGIFRDVYILQREQNYLQDFFLHTPLSHNFTQATLFLDTQFSGQPQALDYQLFDPQQRLIADGRAKNLRLDIANVQLWNAETPRLYTLYLRYGEEVICQKIGFRRIEIQQGVMLINGQAVKFKGVNRHDSDPKTGYCISREQAIADLCLMKQHNINAIRTAHYPNAPWFTELCDQYGFYVIAEGDIEAHGASMQYVAQPEQSILLNVKKVEENARIQQQIIDHLCYFARHPDYKSAILDRTFANVERDKNRTCVLIWSLGNESGYGENFEAAARWIKQRDPQRLLHYESAIYQHSAHQNDLSQLDFHSEMYASTEDMDRYFQQMQTKPFMLCEYSHAMGNSNGDLEDYFQAFQRHAGACGGFVWEWCDHSPYLNEGSLHLGYGGDFAETLHDGNFCVDGLVSAHRQPHSNLLELKNVNRPARATLMGSQIGLTNYLDFTDLAEALVVQYEWLENGVTVERGSLEVKCLPKQTALLPLNLPPNNGHHWLLTLSYHQKSATAFLDQGACLGFDQLEFFAQNRLLPEVGDMPKRAVKNSWILQETPQHWRIQNECIDYEFDRAKGIFSRLTVNGRALIIKPLDFNIWRAPTDNDRLVREFWQLAGYDQSESRAYNSRIELHHDEIRIYANVGLVAVARSRILTLDVVYRIAATGQLTVDIQAQKAPQLPYLPRFGLRFFLPKSDNQVEYFGYGAGESYCDKHHATRLGRYHLSAQENHVDYMKPQENGSHFACHYVKSAAFYLSAETPFSFNLSPYTQEELTHKTHHYQLEEAQATILCADYKMSGIGSNSCGPSLKAQYRLDEENFRYCLTITPC; encoded by the coding sequence ATGCTATTAGCCGATTATTATCAACGTCCCGATATTCTTCATGTTAATACAACGCCACATCATGCCTATTTTATTCCTTTTAAGTGCGGTCAAAAAATCGAACAAATTGCCCGCGAACAATCGGACTTTTTTTATTTATTAAGCGGAGAATGGGATTTTCAATATTATCCTAGCCATCATGAGCTGCCTGAACTTGCTGATATTGTCTTTGAGCACCAAATTCCGGTTCCGTCCAATTGGCAAAATCATGGCTTTGATCAACATCAATACACCAATATTCGTTATCCCATTCCTTTTGATCCGCCTTATGTGCCGCTGCAAAATCCATGTGGGGTATATCAACGTCACTTTGAATTTCACCCGCAAGCCAATAAACGCTATTTACTGAATTTTGAAGGCGTGGATTCTTGTCTTTATGTCTATTTAAATCAACAATTTATCGGCTATGGGCAAATTAGCCATTGCACCAATGAATTTGAGATAACCGATCATCTGATTGCCGGTAATAATCAATTGACTGTGATCGTGCTGAAATGGTGTGACGGAAGTTATTTGGAAGATCAGGATAAATTCCGGATGTCAGGGATTTTTCGTGACGTGTATATTTTGCAACGGGAACAGAATTATTTACAAGATTTCTTTCTGCACACGCCGCTTTCGCACAACTTTACCCAAGCAACCTTGTTTTTGGATACTCAATTTAGCGGACAACCGCAAGCGCTGGATTATCAACTATTTGATCCGCAACAGCGATTAATTGCAGACGGGCGCGCGAAAAATTTACGATTAGATATTGCCAATGTTCAGTTATGGAATGCGGAAACGCCGAGATTATATACCCTATATTTGCGTTATGGTGAAGAAGTGATTTGTCAAAAAATCGGTTTTCGCCGCATTGAAATTCAGCAAGGGGTGATGTTGATCAATGGACAAGCAGTGAAATTTAAAGGGGTTAATCGCCATGATAGCGATCCGAAAACCGGTTATTGTATTAGCCGCGAACAGGCGATTGCGGATTTATGTTTAATGAAACAGCATAATATTAATGCCATTCGTACCGCCCATTATCCAAATGCGCCTTGGTTTACCGAACTTTGTGATCAATATGGATTTTATGTCATTGCGGAAGGTGATATTGAGGCACACGGAGCGAGTATGCAATATGTAGCGCAACCTGAGCAGAGTATTTTATTGAATGTGAAAAAAGTAGAGGAGAACGCGCGTATTCAGCAACAAATCATCGATCATCTTTGTTACTTTGCGCGTCATCCTGATTATAAATCAGCAATTTTAGACCGCACTTTTGCCAATGTGGAACGCGATAAAAATCGCACTTGCGTGCTGATTTGGTCGTTGGGCAATGAAAGTGGTTATGGAGAAAATTTTGAAGCAGCGGCACGCTGGATTAAGCAGCGTGACCCCCAACGTTTGCTGCATTATGAAAGCGCAATCTATCAACATTCCGCACATCAAAATGATCTTAGCCAATTGGATTTTCACAGCGAAATGTATGCCTCAACGGAAGATATGGATCGCTACTTTCAACAGATGCAAACTAAACCGTTTATGTTGTGTGAATATTCTCATGCTATGGGGAATTCCAACGGGGATTTGGAAGATTATTTTCAAGCGTTTCAACGCCATGCCGGCGCGTGTGGCGGATTTGTGTGGGAATGGTGTGATCATTCGCCTTATCTAAACGAGGGATCGCTACATTTGGGATATGGTGGCGATTTTGCCGAAACCTTGCATGACGGGAATTTTTGTGTAGATGGACTTGTTTCCGCGCACCGCCAACCGCACAGCAATTTGTTGGAGTTGAAAAACGTCAATCGCCCGGCACGAGCGACATTAATGGGAAGCCAAATTGGGTTAACCAATTATTTAGATTTTACCGATTTAGCCGAAGCATTAGTAGTGCAATATGAATGGTTGGAAAATGGCGTCACAGTGGAAAGGGGAAGTTTGGAGGTAAAATGTTTGCCAAAACAGACCGCACTTTTACCGTTAAATTTACCGCCCAATAATGGTCATCATTGGCTGCTGACCTTAAGTTATCATCAAAAATCGGCGACTGCATTTCTTGATCAAGGTGCGTGTTTAGGTTTTGATCAGCTCGAATTTTTTGCGCAAAATCGCCTGTTGCCGGAAGTGGGTGATATGCCAAAAAGGGCGGTTAAAAATTCATGGATTTTGCAGGAAACGCCACAACATTGGCGCATTCAAAATGAATGCATTGATTATGAGTTTGATCGAGCAAAGGGCATTTTTAGTCGATTAACGGTGAATGGCAGGGCGCTTATTATTAAACCGTTGGATTTCAATATTTGGCGTGCGCCGACGGATAACGACCGTTTAGTGCGCGAATTTTGGCAATTGGCGGGTTATGATCAAAGTGAAAGTCGGGCTTATAACAGCCGAATTGAGCTGCATCATGATGAAATAAGGATTTATGCGAATGTTGGGCTGGTTGCAGTGGCAAGATCGCGGATTTTGACGCTGGATGTGGTTTATCGTATCGCGGCGACAGGGCAATTGACCGTGGATATTCAGGCGCAAAAAGCGCCGCAATTGCCTTATTTACCGCGTTTCGGTTTGCGTTTTTTCTTGCCGAAAAGCGATAATCAGGTGGAATATTTCGGCTATGGCGCAGGCGAAAGTTATTGTGATAAACATCATGCTACGCGCTTGGGGCGTTATCATCTTTCCGCGCAGGAAAATCATGTGGATTATATGAAACCGCAGGAAAACGGTAGCCATTTTGCTTGTCATTATGTGAAAAGCGCGGCGTTTTACTTGAGCGCGGAAACCCCGTTCAGTTTTAATTTATCGCCTTATACGCAAGAAGAATTAACTCATAAAACGCATCATTATCAATTAGAAGAAGCGCAAGCCACGATCTTGTGTGCGGATTATAAAATGAGTGGGATTGGGTCTAATTCATGTGGACCGAGCTTGAAAGCGCAATATCGTTTAGATGAGGAAAATTTTCGTTATTGTCTGACTATCACTCCGTGCTAA
- the xseB gene encoding exodeoxyribonuclease VII small subunit yields the protein MARQAKPTPPADFESTLSQLETLVSHLESGELPLEDALKAFENGIKLAQLGQERLQSAEQRIQILLQKSDSATLTDYQPDEE from the coding sequence ATGGCACGTCAAGCAAAACCAACGCCTCCAGCAGATTTTGAAAGCACGCTGTCCCAACTGGAAACCCTTGTTTCGCATTTGGAAAGCGGCGAATTACCGCTAGAAGACGCGTTGAAAGCGTTTGAAAACGGGATTAAATTAGCGCAATTAGGACAAGAACGCCTCCAATCGGCAGAACAACGTATTCAAATTTTATTGCAAAAAAGCGACAGCGCAACATTAACCGATTATCAGCCGGATGAAGAATAG
- the ispA gene encoding geranyltranstransferase: protein MCMYRFAEDLTQFQQRINGFLNAQFEQINSQPSPLADAMKYGLLLGGKRIRPFLVYATGRMLGAEINQLDYAAAAIESIHAYSLIHDDLPAMDNDKLRREQPTCHIAFDEATAILAGDALQAFAFEMITKATALSAEQKIALVQVLSHGAGVQGMCLGQSLDLLAEHQQIDLAQLERIHRNKTGALLSVALKMGVICSPHFADPAVLAPLIRYAAAIGLAFQVQDDILDIEGESAVLGKTVGADLMADKSTYPKLLGLAGAKQKALDLYQLALDELTDLPFDTSALRALAEFVVNRKS, encoded by the coding sequence ATGTGTATGTATCGCTTTGCTGAAGATTTAACCCAATTCCAACAACGCATTAATGGTTTTTTGAACGCGCAATTTGAGCAGATAAACAGCCAACCGTCACCCTTGGCAGATGCCATGAAATATGGTTTGTTACTTGGCGGAAAACGCATTCGCCCGTTTTTGGTCTATGCTACCGGACGGATGCTAGGCGCTGAGATCAATCAATTGGATTATGCGGCAGCAGCGATTGAATCTATCCATGCCTATTCGTTAATTCACGACGATCTGCCCGCAATGGATAACGATAAATTGCGTCGCGAACAGCCTACGTGTCATATTGCCTTTGACGAAGCGACAGCCATTTTAGCCGGTGATGCATTGCAAGCCTTTGCCTTTGAAATGATTACCAAAGCGACCGCACTTTCTGCCGAACAAAAAATTGCGTTAGTGCAAGTATTAAGTCATGGCGCCGGCGTGCAAGGAATGTGTTTGGGGCAAAGTTTGGATCTCTTAGCGGAACATCAACAAATTGATTTAGCCCAATTAGAACGCATTCACCGCAATAAAACCGGCGCCTTGCTTTCAGTAGCCCTTAAAATGGGTGTGATTTGTTCGCCACATTTTGCCGATCCCGCGGTACTTGCACCGCTAATCCGTTATGCAGCAGCGATCGGCTTAGCGTTTCAAGTACAAGATGATATTTTAGATATTGAAGGGGAAAGCGCGGTGCTCGGAAAAACGGTAGGCGCGGATTTGATGGCAGATAAAAGTACTTATCCGAAATTATTAGGTCTTGCCGGCGCAAAACAAAAAGCATTGGATTTATACCAACTGGCGCTTGATGAATTAACGGATTTGCCTTTTGATACCAGTGCATTACGCGCGTTAGCCGAATTTGTCGTTAACCGTAAAAGTTAA
- the malQ_1 gene encoding 4-alpha-glucanotransferase, which yields MNMAEQLQHEAETLGIALSHYDIDGRLIYAHPESVAYFTQVLRSTGGGARGGGERFDDVIVAQESEPITYDTSPLNLPQCAAIHIAITDENEQSVFEQTSSLTSILSLPPLSFGYYLLILVAAKQQYRFRLLVSPSTAYQPPVFAQKKAWGLNVQVYSLRSERNWGIGDFADLAYLAKSAVKFGADFIGVNPLHLLYPSVPEWASPYSSSSRRWLNYLYLAIDQLPEFKLCKSVQSWFAKEEIQQQVIALRASELVNYSGVHQLKIQALEKLFDFFKRSKTAQISARREAFAAFVRCEGEELLLQGLFNVLDSLEHDKMPEDENQIGWLGWRQEWQQLSIEQCDALLVKHQEKVMFYAWLQWITAVQLTELQADCLTSGMALGLYGDLAVSSSRGSVDVWSDPSLYCVNVSVGAPPDPLGPVGQNWNIPPYNTTELKARGFQPFIEMLRANMCHFGVLRIDHIMGLFRLWLIPEGKTAADGLYVRCAFEALMAVLAIESQRHRCLIIGEDLGTVPDEVRSKLNALSIFSYFVLYFEQRDQQFPNNQVFPLKAFATIGTHDVPSLASFWHCRDLQLFADLGILSADFLRQKYDQRVMDKQAILNTLRRDHYLPPDYAGDALSMAMHDHLNDMIHQYVAESRTQLIGVQLENLLNQEVSFNLPGTSTEYPNWRKKLPYTLEGLFSNDYIPSFLTRINSARHK from the coding sequence ATGAATATGGCGGAGCAATTACAGCATGAGGCTGAAACATTAGGTATTGCCTTGTCCCATTATGATATTGACGGACGGTTAATTTATGCTCATCCGGAAAGCGTGGCTTATTTTACGCAAGTGCTGCGCTCAACGGGCGGAGGAGCGCGGGGCGGTGGCGAACGGTTTGATGATGTTATCGTTGCCCAAGAAAGTGAGCCGATAACCTACGATACTTCGCCTTTAAATTTGCCTCAATGTGCCGCTATTCATATTGCGATCACCGATGAAAACGAGCAATCCGTTTTTGAACAAACTTCTTCTTTGACTTCCATTCTTTCCTTACCGCCTTTATCCTTTGGTTATTATTTGCTGATTTTAGTGGCCGCCAAGCAGCAATATCGTTTTCGCCTATTAGTTAGCCCGTCCACCGCTTATCAGCCGCCAGTGTTTGCACAGAAAAAGGCTTGGGGATTGAATGTGCAAGTCTATAGTTTGCGTTCTGAACGAAATTGGGGGATTGGGGATTTTGCTGATTTAGCCTATTTGGCAAAAAGTGCGGTCAAATTTGGCGCCGATTTTATCGGGGTTAATCCGTTACATTTGTTGTATCCGTCGGTACCGGAATGGGCAAGTCCTTATAGTTCTTCTTCCCGTCGTTGGCTAAATTATCTGTATCTTGCTATTGATCAATTGCCGGAATTTAAATTGTGCAAATCTGTACAATCTTGGTTCGCTAAAGAAGAAATTCAACAACAGGTAATCGCATTGCGTGCGAGTGAATTAGTGAATTACAGCGGTGTGCATCAGCTTAAAATACAAGCGTTAGAAAAATTATTTGATTTTTTCAAACGCAGTAAAACTGCCCAAATTAGCGCTCGCCGCGAAGCCTTTGCCGCCTTTGTGCGGTGTGAGGGGGAAGAGTTGTTGTTGCAAGGATTGTTTAACGTTTTAGACAGTTTGGAACACGATAAAATGCCGGAGGATGAAAATCAAATCGGCTGGCTTGGCTGGCGGCAAGAATGGCAGCAGTTAAGCATTGAACAATGCGATGCGCTGCTGGTTAAGCACCAAGAAAAAGTAATGTTTTATGCGTGGTTGCAATGGATCACTGCGGTGCAATTGACGGAATTGCAAGCAGATTGTTTAACCTCCGGCATGGCGCTGGGGCTTTATGGCGATTTAGCAGTCAGCAGCTCGCGCGGTAGCGTGGATGTGTGGTCTGATCCAAGTTTGTATTGTGTTAATGTGTCCGTCGGCGCACCGCCTGATCCGCTTGGTCCGGTGGGGCAAAATTGGAATATCCCGCCTTATAATACGACGGAATTAAAAGCGCGCGGTTTTCAACCTTTTATTGAGATGTTACGCGCGAATATGTGCCATTTCGGTGTGTTACGCATTGATCATATTATGGGCTTGTTCCGGCTGTGGCTGATTCCTGAGGGTAAAACCGCGGCGGATGGATTATATGTGCGTTGTGCCTTTGAGGCATTGATGGCGGTACTTGCCATTGAAAGTCAACGTCATCGCTGTTTGATCATCGGTGAGGATTTGGGGACAGTGCCGGATGAAGTGCGGTCAAAATTAAACGCGTTATCGATTTTTTCTTATTTTGTGCTGTATTTTGAACAGCGTGATCAACAATTCCCGAATAATCAAGTATTTCCATTAAAAGCCTTTGCCACAATTGGTACTCATGATGTGCCATCGCTTGCCAGTTTCTGGCATTGTCGTGATTTACAATTATTTGCGGATTTAGGCATTTTAAGCGCGGATTTTTTGCGGCAAAAATATGATCAGCGGGTGATGGATAAACAAGCGATTTTAAATACCTTACGTCGTGATCATTATTTGCCGCCGGATTATGCCGGTGATGCTTTGTCAATGGCGATGCACGATCATCTCAATGATATGATTCATCAATATGTTGCTGAAAGCCGAACCCAATTGATCGGTGTTCAGTTAGAAAATTTATTAAATCAAGAAGTTTCCTTTAATTTGCCGGGAACTTCAACCGAATATCCGAACTGGCGGAAAAAACTACCTTATACTTTGGAAGGGCTGTTTAGTAATGATTATATTCCGTCATTTTTAACCCGAATTAATTCGGCTCGACACAAATAA
- the thiI gene encoding tRNA sulfurtransferase yields MKFIIKLFPEIMIKSESVRKRFIKILTGNIRNVLHKYDDSVAVIKHWDYIEVRSKNEEHQPHLLELLQRIPGIHHFLQVEEKTFATLHDIFEYTLADVAAQLENKTFCVRVKRKGKHQFSSLDVERYVGGGLNQHIASAKVQLSKPDVTVRIEIDQDKMLLVKARYEGIGGYPIGTQEDVLSLISGGFDSGVSSYMLIRRGCRVHYCFFNLGGATHEIGVKQMAYHIWNRYSGSHKVRFVAINFETVVGEILEKVDNGQMGVVLKRMMVRAASKVAERFGIQAIVTGEALGQVSSQTLTNLRLIDEAADCLVLRPLITHDKEQIIAMAKNIGTDDIAKSMPEFCGVISKNPTVKAVKAKIEQEEGHFDFSVLESAVQNAQYLDIRQIAEQTEKEVMTVDTVSTLAENDIILDIRSPEETDENPLEIESHQVLLMPFYKLSSHFAELDQSKQYLLYCERGVMSKLQALYLKEKGFSNIKVFRQPHN; encoded by the coding sequence ATGAAATTTATTATTAAACTTTTTCCTGAAATTATGATTAAAAGCGAATCGGTACGGAAACGTTTTATCAAAATTCTGACCGGCAATATTCGCAATGTGTTACATAAATATGATGATTCTGTAGCTGTGATTAAACATTGGGATTACATTGAAGTGCGGTCAAAAAATGAAGAACATCAACCGCACTTACTTGAGTTATTACAACGTATTCCCGGTATTCACCATTTCTTACAAGTAGAAGAAAAAACCTTTGCTACCTTACATGACATTTTTGAATATACGCTAGCGGATGTGGCTGCTCAATTGGAAAATAAAACCTTTTGTGTTCGCGTAAAACGCAAAGGCAAACATCAATTTAGCTCATTGGATGTAGAACGTTACGTGGGTGGCGGGTTAAATCAGCATATTGCCAGCGCCAAAGTGCAATTAAGTAAACCGGATGTCACGGTGCGCATTGAAATTGATCAAGATAAAATGTTGTTGGTTAAAGCGCGTTATGAGGGCATTGGCGGCTATCCGATTGGGACGCAAGAAGATGTGTTATCCTTGATTTCTGGCGGTTTTGATTCCGGCGTTTCCAGTTATATGCTGATTCGTCGCGGTTGCCGAGTGCATTATTGTTTCTTTAATCTTGGCGGCGCCACCCATGAAATTGGGGTGAAACAAATGGCGTATCATATTTGGAATCGTTATAGCGGCTCGCATAAAGTACGCTTTGTGGCAATTAATTTTGAAACGGTGGTCGGCGAAATTTTAGAAAAAGTTGATAACGGTCAAATGGGGGTGGTGTTAAAACGTATGATGGTGCGAGCAGCGAGTAAAGTTGCCGAACGTTTTGGCATTCAAGCGATTGTCACTGGCGAAGCTTTAGGGCAAGTTTCCAGTCAAACCTTAACCAATTTGCGTTTAATTGATGAAGCTGCGGATTGCTTGGTGTTGCGTCCATTAATCACCCATGATAAAGAACAAATTATTGCCATGGCGAAAAATATTGGTACCGATGATATTGCCAAATCGATGCCAGAATTTTGCGGCGTGATTTCAAAAAATCCGACGGTTAAAGCCGTTAAAGCCAAAATTGAGCAAGAAGAAGGGCATTTTGATTTTTCTGTGTTGGAAAGTGCGGTGCAAAATGCGCAATATTTGGACATTCGTCAAATTGCAGAACAAACGGAAAAAGAGGTGATGACCGTAGATACGGTTTCTACGCTGGCGGAAAATGACATTATTCTGGATATTCGTAGCCCAGAAGAAACCGATGAAAATCCGTTGGAAATTGAGAGTCATCAGGTGCTGTTAATGCCATTTTATAAATTATCCTCACATTTCGCCGAGTTGGATCAAAGTAAACAATATTTGTTGTATTGTGAACGCGGCGTGATGAGCAAATTGCAGGCGTTGTATTTGAAAGAAAAGGGTTTTTCAAATATCAAAGTATTCCGTCAACCGCATAACTAA
- a CDS encoding Uncharacterized BCR, YitT family COG1284: MKLQLKNRDFMRFLFFFVGICVSSLGIVLITKADLGTSQISSVPYVLSLAFDWLTFGQATFVMNIIFLLVQMALLKNPLKISLLLQIPVSILFSYFIDLQMQLFSFLMLDTFAMQWAILLLGCVILGLGISLEIAPNIVAVPGDAVVNVIATVKHIRFGKVKVMLDVTLVVMALVLSFFYLGDIKGIGAGTLISALLVGRIVMFFNQCFRKVYLTYLIGEKVVTQEEKLSI, encoded by the coding sequence ATGAAATTACAACTGAAAAATAGAGATTTTATGCGTTTTTTATTTTTCTTTGTCGGGATCTGTGTCAGTTCATTAGGGATTGTTTTGATCACCAAAGCCGATTTAGGTACCTCACAAATATCAAGCGTTCCTTATGTTCTAAGTTTGGCTTTTGATTGGTTGACGTTTGGTCAAGCCACTTTTGTGATGAATATTATTTTCTTACTTGTGCAAATGGCGCTATTAAAAAATCCGTTAAAAATATCGCTTCTTTTGCAAATTCCAGTAAGCATTTTATTTAGTTATTTTATTGATCTTCAAATGCAGCTATTTTCATTTTTGATGCTTGATACTTTTGCCATGCAATGGGCTATTTTATTGCTTGGTTGTGTCATCTTAGGATTGGGAATTAGTTTAGAGATTGCTCCTAATATTGTGGCGGTACCAGGGGATGCGGTAGTAAATGTGATTGCTACGGTAAAACATATTCGTTTTGGTAAAGTGAAAGTCATGTTGGATGTGACTTTGGTGGTAATGGCATTGGTATTATCCTTTTTCTATTTAGGGGATATTAAAGGGATTGGTGCCGGCACCTTAATTTCCGCGTTATTGGTTGGTCGGATTGTGATGTTCTTTAATCAATGTTTCAGAAAAGTCTATCTTACTTATTTGATAGGCGAGAAAGTCGTTACACAGGAAGAGAAATTATCCATTTAA
- the dxs_1 gene encoding 1-deoxy-D-xylulose-5-phosphate synthase yields the protein MQNYPLLSFINSPDDLRLLEKEQLPQVCQELRSYLLETVSQSSGHLASGLGTVELTVALHYVFKTPFDQLLWDVGHQAYPHKILTGRRDQMSTIRQKNGIHPFPWRGESEFDVLSVGHSSTSISAGLGIAIAAQRENAGRKTVCVIGDGAITAGMAFEALNHAGALHTDMLVILNDNEMSISENVGALNNHLARILSGSLYSSLRESGKKILSGVPPIKEFVKKTEEHVKGLVSPLGTMFEQLGFNYIGPIDGHNIDELITTLRNMRSLSGPQFLHIRTKKGKGYAPAEKDPIGFHGVPKFDHLSGKLPKSSTPTYSQIFGKWLCEMAEQDPKLMGITPAMREGSGLVEFSNRFPEQYFDVAIAEQHAVTFAAGLAIAGYHPVVAIYSTFLQRAYDQLIHDVAIQNLPVLFAIDRAGIVGADGQTHQGAFDISFMRCIPNLVIMTPSDENECRLMLYTGYHCGQPAAVRYPRGNAIGVELEPLHSLKIGKSRLVRQGKDIAILNFGTLLPNALQVAEKLNATLVDMRFVKPLDTEKLQFLAKNHRTFVTLEENAIQGGAGSAVAEYLNAQQLEVKLLQLGLPDFFIPQGTQQEILADLQLDAAGIEQQIEKFLQKNKNF from the coding sequence ATGCAAAACTACCCTTTATTATCATTCATTAATTCACCCGACGATTTACGTCTTTTAGAGAAAGAACAACTTCCCCAAGTCTGCCAAGAGTTGCGCAGTTATTTGTTAGAAACCGTGAGCCAAAGCAGCGGTCATTTAGCATCCGGATTAGGCACGGTTGAGCTGACAGTAGCATTGCACTACGTATTTAAAACCCCATTTGATCAATTATTATGGGATGTGGGGCATCAAGCCTATCCGCACAAAATCCTGACTGGGCGTCGTGATCAAATGTCAACTATTCGTCAAAAAAATGGTATTCATCCGTTTCCTTGGCGGGGAGAAAGCGAATTCGACGTATTAAGCGTCGGACATTCCTCGACTTCTATCAGCGCTGGATTAGGCATTGCCATTGCCGCCCAACGCGAAAATGCCGGTCGCAAAACCGTGTGTGTCATTGGTGATGGCGCCATTACCGCTGGTATGGCATTTGAAGCGCTAAATCATGCCGGCGCCTTGCATACGGATATGTTGGTGATTTTAAATGATAATGAAATGTCAATCTCGGAAAATGTCGGCGCACTGAATAATCACCTCGCCCGCATTTTATCCGGTTCGCTGTATTCTTCTTTGCGCGAAAGCGGCAAAAAAATCCTCTCTGGCGTACCGCCGATTAAAGAATTCGTGAAAAAAACCGAAGAACACGTAAAAGGGTTAGTCTCGCCACTTGGTACCATGTTTGAACAATTAGGATTTAATTACATTGGTCCGATTGATGGGCATAATATTGATGAGTTAATCACTACCTTGCGCAATATGCGCTCCTTGAGTGGTCCACAATTTTTGCATATTCGTACCAAAAAAGGCAAAGGCTACGCGCCTGCTGAAAAAGATCCTATCGGTTTTCATGGTGTGCCAAAATTCGATCATTTAAGCGGAAAATTGCCAAAATCGTCAACGCCAACCTATTCGCAAATTTTTGGCAAATGGTTATGCGAAATGGCAGAACAAGATCCCAAATTAATGGGCATTACGCCGGCAATGCGCGAAGGTTCCGGTTTAGTTGAATTCTCCAACCGTTTTCCTGAACAATATTTTGATGTTGCTATTGCTGAACAACACGCTGTCACCTTTGCCGCCGGTTTAGCGATCGCCGGTTATCATCCGGTCGTGGCAATTTATTCCACATTCCTACAACGAGCTTACGATCAATTAATCCATGATGTCGCCATTCAAAATCTGCCTGTATTATTTGCCATTGATCGTGCCGGCATTGTTGGCGCCGACGGACAAACCCATCAAGGCGCCTTTGATATTAGTTTTATGCGCTGCATCCCGAATTTAGTGATTATGACACCAAGTGATGAAAATGAATGCCGCCTGATGTTGTACACCGGTTATCATTGTGGTCAACCTGCCGCAGTACGTTACCCTCGCGGCAATGCTATCGGCGTAGAATTGGAACCATTGCATAGCTTGAAGATAGGGAAATCCCGTCTCGTGCGCCAAGGAAAAGACATTGCCATTTTAAATTTTGGCACCCTGTTGCCAAATGCCTTGCAAGTAGCAGAAAAACTGAATGCCACCTTAGTTGATATGCGTTTTGTTAAGCCGCTAGATACAGAAAAATTGCAATTCTTAGCCAAAAATCACCGCACTTTTGTGACGTTAGAAGAAAATGCCATTCAAGGTGGTGCCGGCAGCGCTGTTGCCGAATATTTAAATGCGCAGCAGCTTGAAGTGAAATTATTGCAATTGGGCTTACCGGATTTCTTTATCCCGCAAGGAACACAACAAGAAATCTTAGCGGATTTACAATTAGACGCGGCAGGAATTGAGCAACAAATCGAAAAATTTTTACAAAAAAATAAAAATTTTTAA
- a CDS encoding Uncharacterized conserved protein, which produces MTALAKEFWKHKSLLDMNEAEWEAVCDGCGKCCYRKFIEGHGRRQRLYFTRIACNLLDLDSGKCGHYATRFQLEADCTKLTKENLPDFAWLPKTCAYRLLYENKPLFDWHPLISGDPNSVKLAGVMVENGIHEKEVIDWFEYVDEDH; this is translated from the coding sequence ATGACCGCTTTAGCTAAGGAGTTTTGGAAGCATAAATCGCTGCTGGATATGAACGAGGCGGAGTGGGAAGCAGTGTGTGACGGTTGTGGTAAATGTTGCTATCGTAAATTTATCGAGGGACACGGGCGCCGCCAGCGCCTGTATTTTACCCGCATTGCTTGTAATTTGCTGGATTTAGACAGTGGAAAGTGCGGTCATTATGCCACACGTTTTCAATTGGAAGCCGATTGTACCAAATTGACCAAGGAAAATTTGCCCGATTTTGCTTGGTTGCCGAAAACTTGTGCTTATCGATTATTGTACGAAAATAAACCGCTCTTTGATTGGCATCCGCTGATTTCCGGCGATCCGAATTCGGTAAAATTAGCCGGCGTGATGGTAGAAAACGGAATTCATGAAAAAGAGGTGATCGATTGGTTTGAATATGTTGATGAAGATCACTAA